One Delphinus delphis chromosome 16, mDelDel1.2, whole genome shotgun sequence genomic window carries:
- the RRP12 gene encoding RRP12-like protein encodes MGRSGKLPSGVSAKLKRWKKGHSSDSNPAISRHRQAARSRFFSRPSGKSDLTVDAVKLHNELQSGSLRLGKSEAPETAMEEEEVGPALTEKSSGTFLSGLSDCTNVTFSKVQRFWESSSAAHKEICAVLAAVTEVIRSQGGKETETEYFAALMTTMEAVESTESLAAVAYLLNLVLKRVPSPVLIKKFSDTSKAFMDIMSAQASSGSTSALRWVLSCLATLLRKQDLEAWSYPVTLQVYHGLLSFTVHPKPKIRKAAQHGVCSVLKGSEFMFGEKAPAHHPAAMSTAKFCIQEIEKSGGSKEATTTLHMLTLLKDLLPCFPDSLVKSCSETLLRVMTLSHVLVTACAMQAFHSLFHAKPSPGTLPAELNAQIITALYDYVPSENDLQPLLAWLKVMEKAHINLVRLHRDLGLGHLPRLFGTATTCLLSPHSQVVTAATQCLQEILKECVAPHMADIGSVTSSASGPAQYVAKMFRAVEEGLTYRFHASWSSVLQLLCVFFEACGRQAHPVMRKCLQSLCDLRLSPYSPHMAALDRAVGAAVASMGPEVVLEAVPLEIDGSEETLDFPRSWLLPVIRDHVRETRLGFFTAYFLPLATTLKRKAMDLAQAGSTVESKIYDTLQWQIWTLLPGFCTRPTDVATAFKGLARTLGTAISERPDLRVTVCQALRTLITKGCEAEADRAEVSRFAKNFLPILFNLYGQPVAAGDTPAPRRAVLETIKTYLTITEPQLVNGFLEKASEKVLDPASSDFTRLSVLDLVVALAPHADEAAISKLYSTIRPYLESKAHGVQKKAYRVLEEVCASPQGPGARFVQSHLDDLKKTLLDSLRSTSSPAKRPRLKCLIHIVRKLSAEHEEFISALVPEVILCTKEVSVGARKNAFALLVEMGHAFLRFGPDPAEALQRYLVLIYPGLVGAVTMVSCSILALTHLLFEFKGLMGASTMEQLLENVCLLLASRTRDVVRSALGFIKVSMVVMDMAHLAKHVQLVMGAIGKLSDDMRRHFRMKLRNLFTKFIRKFGFELVRKLLPEEYQKVLVNIRKAEARARKQRALSQAAAEEEVEEEEPFRGKGDSIEEILADSEDEEDEEEERSRGKEQQRLARQRGRAWLKEGGGDEPLNFLDPKVAQRVLATQPGPGRGKKKDHGFKVSADGRLIIREEEDGDAKMEEEEGAKGEDEEMADLMEDVGIRSKKHQKLKHKEADSEELEVPPQYQAGGSGIHRPVAKKATPGAEYKAKKAKGDMKKKGRLDPYAYIPLSKTKLNRRKKVKLQGQFKGLVRAAQRGSQVGHKLRRKDQRS; translated from the exons ATGGGTCGTTCGGGGAAGTTGCCCTCCGGGGTCTCGGCCAAGTTGAAACGCTGGAAGAAAGGCCACAGCAGCGACAGCAACCCGGCCATCTCCCGCCACCGCCAGGCCGCCCGCAGCCGCTTCTTCAGCCGGCCCTCAG GAAAGAGCGACTTGACAGTTGATGCGGTAAAGTTGCATAATGAGCTGCAGTCAGGATCCCTGCGTCTGGGTAAAAGCGAAGCCCCTGAGACTGCCATGGAAGAGGAAGAGGTGGGACCAGCTCTCACCGAGAAGTCTTCGGGCACCTTCCTGAGCGGCCTCTCCGACTGCACAAACGTCACTTTCAGCAAAGTGCAGCGCTTCTGGGAGTCCAGCTCGGCTGCCCACAAGGAG ATCTGTGCTGTCTTGGCTGCTGTCACCGAGGTGATACGCTcccagggtgggaaggagacagagaCTGAGTACTTTGCTGCCCTG ATGACAACAATGGAAGCGGTGGAGTCCACGGAGTCTCTGGCCGCTGTTGCTTACCTGCTGAACCTCGTCCTGAAGCG cgtgcccagccctgtgctcaTTAAGAAGTTCTCTGATACCTCCAAAGCCTTCATGGATATCATGTCAGCCCAGGCCAGCAGTGGCTCCACCTCTGCCCTCCGATGG GTCCTCTCCTGCCTGGCCACCCTTCTGCGGAAGCAGGACCTGGAGGCCTGGAGCTACCCCGTGACCCTGCAGGTGTACCATGGGCTGCTGAGCTTCACTGTGCACCCCAAGCCCAAG ATCCGGAAGGCTGCCCAGCATGGAGTGTGCTCCGTCCTCAAGGGCAGTGAATTCATGTTTGGTGAAAAGGCCCCTGCCCATCACCCTGCTGCCATGTCCACTGCCAAGTTCTGCATCCAGGAGATCGAGAAGTCTGGAG GCTCCAAGGAGGCCACCACCACGCTGCACATGCTGACCCTGCTGAAGGACCTGCTGCCCTGCTTCCCGGACAGCCTGGTGAAGAGCTGCAGTGAGACTCTTCTCCGGGTCATGACTTTGAGCCACGTG CTGGTGACAGCCTGTGCCATGCAGGCCTTTCACAGCCTCTTCCATGCCAAGCCAAGCCCGGGTACCCTGCCAGCAGAGCTCAACGCCCAGATCATCACG GCCTTGTACGACTACGTTCCCAGCGAGAATGACTTACAACCCCTGCTGGCCTGGCTGAAGGTCATGGAGAAAGCCCACATCAACCTGGTTAG GCTGCATCGGGACCTGGGACTGGGCCACCTCCCTCGCTTGTTTGGAACTGCGACAAcctgcctcctctccccccacTCGCAGGTGGTGACAGCTGCCACCCAGTGCCTTCAG GAGATCCTGAAGGAGTGTGTCGCTCCCCACATGGCTGACATCGGCTCCGTGACCTCCTCGGCCTCAGGCCCTGCCCAGTATGTTGCCAAGATGTTCAG GGCAGTGGAGGAGGGCCTGACATACAGATTCCACGCATCATGGAGCTCCGTGCTGCAGctgctgtgtgtcttctttgaggCGTGTGGGAGACAGGCCCATCCTGTGATGAGGAAG TGCCTCCAGTCCCTGTGTGACCTGCGCCTCTCCCCCTACTCCCCCCACATGGCAGCTCTGGACCGCGCAGTGGGCGCTGCCGTGGCCAGCATGGGCCCCGAGGTGGTTTTAGAGGCTGTGCCTTTGGAAATTGATGGCTCTGA agaGACTCTGGATTTCCCTCGGAGCTGGCTGCTGCCCGTCATCCGAGACCACGTCCGGGAAACTCGACTTGGATTCTTTACCGCTTACTTCCTGCCTCTGGCTACCACCCTGAAGAGGAAAG CAATGGACCTGGCCCAGGCAGGCAGCACAGTGGAGTCCAAGATCTACGACACGCTCCAGTGGCAG atcTGGACCCTCCTGCCTGGGTTCTGCACGAGGCCCACAGATGTGGCCACCGCCTTCAAAGGGCTGGCGCGGACGCTGGGCACGGCCATCAGCGAGCGCCCAGACCTGAGggtcactgtgtgccaggccctgcgcACCCTCATCACCAAGGGCTGTGAGGCGG AGGCCGACCGTGCTGAAGTGAGCCGCTTTGCGAAGAACTTTCTGCCGATCCTGTTCAACTTGTACGGGCAGCCCGTTGCAGCTGGAGACACCCCGGCCCCTCGCCGGGCCGTGCTGGAAACCATCAAAACTTACCTCACCATTACTGAGCCTCAG TTGGTGAATGGTTTCCTGGAAAAAGCCAGTGAGAAGGTGCTGGACCCTGCTAGCTCTGACTTCACCAG ATTGTCCGTCCTGGACCTGGTCGTGGCCTTGGCTCCCCACGCTGATGAAGCCGCCATCAGCAAGCTGTACTCCACCATCCGGCCCTACCTAGAG AGCAAGGCCCATGGGGTACAGAAGAAGGCCTACCGCGTGCTGGAGGAGGTGTGCGCCAGCCCCCAGGGCCCTGGCGCCCGCTTCGTGCAGAGCCACCTGGACGACCTGAAGAAGACCCTTCTGGACTCGCTACGGAGCACCTCCTCGCCCGCCAAGAGG CCCCGTTTGAAGTGCCTCATACATATCGTGAGGAAGCTCTCCGCCGAGCACGAGGAGTTCATCAGCGCCCTCGTCCCGGAG GTGATCCTCTGCACCAAGGAGGTGTCGGTGGGAGCTCGGAAGAATGCTTTTGCGCTGCTGGTGGAGATGGGCCACGCCTTCCTTCGGTTTGGCCCAGACCCAGCAG AGGCCCTGCAGCGCTACCTCGTCCTGATCTACCCCGGTCTCGTGGGCGCTGTGACCATGGTCAGCTGCAGTATCCTGGCCCTGACCCACCTCCTTTTCGAGTTTAAAG GTTTGATGGGGGCCAGCACGATGGAGCAGCTGCTGGAGAATGTGTGCCTGCTCCTGGCCTCCCGTACCCGCGACGTGGTCAGATCAGCACTGGGCTTCATCAAGGTGTCAATGGTCGTCATGGACATGGCACACCTGGCCAAGCACGTGCAACTGGTG ATGGGAGCCATCGGGAAGCTCTCGGACGACATGCGGCGGCACTTCCGCATGAAGCTTCGGAACCTGTTCACCAAGTTCATCCGCAAGTTCGG GTTCGAGCTGGTGAGGAAGCTCCTACCAGAGGAGTACCAGAAAGTCCTGGTGAACATCCGGAAAGCAGAGGCCCGGGCCAGGAAACAGCGGGCCCTGAGCCAGGCCGCAGCggaagaggaggtggaggaggaggagcccTTCCGGGGCAAAGGCGACAG CATCGAGGAGATTTTGGCTGACTCGGAGGACGAGGAGGacgaagaggaggagaggagtcGGGGCAAGGAGCAGCAGAGGCTGGCCCGCCAGAGGGGCCGTGCGTGGCTGAAGGAGGGTGGCGGGGATGAGCCCCTCAACTTCTTGGACCCCAAGGTGGCCCAGCGAGTCCTGG CCACCCAGCCTGGGCCAGGTCGGGGCAAGAAGAAGGACCACGGCTTCAAGGTGAGCGCCGACGGCCGGCTGATCATCCGTGAGGAGGAGGATGGCGACgccaagatggaggaagaggaaggcgCTAAAG GGGAGGATGAAGAGATGGCTGACCTGATGGAAGACGTGGGCATCAGGAGT AAAAAGCACCAGAAGCTCAAGCACAAAGAGGCTGACAGTGAGGAGCTGGAGGTGCCCCCTCAGTACCAAG CGGGAGGCTCTGGCATCCATCGCCCTGTGGCCAAGAAGGCTACCCCCGGGGCCGAATACAAGGCCAAG AAAGCAAAGGGTGACATGAAGAAGAAAGGTCGGCTCGACCCCTACGCCTACATCCCCCTCAGTAAAACCAAGCTCAACCGCAG GAAGAAGGTGAAGCTGCAGGGACAGTTCAAAGGCCTGGTGAGAGCTGCCCAGCGGGGCTCCCAGGTGGGACACAAGCTCCGCAGAAAGGATCAACGGTCCTGA